A genome region from Setaria italica strain Yugu1 chromosome III, Setaria_italica_v2.0, whole genome shotgun sequence includes the following:
- the LOC101770936 gene encoding glycine-rich RNA-binding protein 1-like, translating into MAASDVEYRCFVGGLAWATDDNSLHNAFSPFGEVLESKIILDRETQRSRGFGFVTFASEQAMRDAIEGMNGKDLDGRSITVNEAQSRSGGGGYGGGRGGGGRYGGGGGGYGGGGYGGGGGGYGGRGGGGYGGRGGGGYGGGGGGGYGNRGGGGYGNSDGNWRN; encoded by the exons ATGGCGGCGTCGGATGTTGAGTACCGCTGCTTCGTCGGCGGCCTCGCCTGGGCCACGGACGACAACTCGCTCCACAACGCCTTCAGCCCCTTCGGCGAGGTCCTGGAGTCCAAG ATCATCCTCGATCGCGAGACCCAAAGGTCCCGCGGCTTCGGCTTCGTCACGTTCGCGAGCGAGCAGGCGATGCGCGACGCCATCGAGGGGATGAACGGCAAGGATCTCGACGGCCGCAGCATCACCGTCAACGAGGCCCAgtcccgcagcggcggcggcggctacggtggcggccgcggcggcggcgggcgctacggcggcggtggtggcggctatggcggcggtggctacggcggcggcggcggcggctacggtggccgtggaggcggcggctACGGTggccgtggaggcggcggctacggcggcggcggcggcggcggctacggcaaccgcggcggcggcggctacggcaACTCTGATGGGAACTGGAGGAACTGA
- the LOC101771325 gene encoding ADP-ribosylation factor-like protein 2 — MGLLSIIRKIKRKEKEMRILMVGLDNSGKTTIVLKINGEDTSVISPTLGFNIKTIKYQKYSLNIWDVGGQKTIRSYWRNYFEQTDGLVWVVDSSDIRRLDDCRAELHNLLKEERLAGASLLVFANKQDIQGALKPAEIAKVLDLAAMEKSRHWQIVGCSAFTGDGLLQGFDWLVQDVASRIYVLD, encoded by the exons ATGGGTCTCCTTAGCATCATCAGAAAGATCAAACGCAAGGAAAAGGAGATGCGGATTCTCATGGT GGGCCTGGACAATTCAGGTAAGACAACGATTGTGCTGAAGATCAATGGGGAGGACACCAGTGTAATCAGCCCCACCCTTGGcttcaacatcaagaccatcaAGTATCAAAA GTACTCCTTGAACATTTGGGATGTTGGGGGACAGAAGACGATCCGCTCATACTGGAGGAATTACTTCGAGCAGACTGACGGCCTGGTTTGGGTGGTTGACAGCTCTGACATCCGGAGGCTTGATGACTGTCGAGCAGAGCTCCACAATCTACTGAAAGAAGAG AGACTAGCCGGAGCTTCGTTGTTGGTGTTTGCAAACAAGCAGGACATTCAGGGTGCCCTGAAACCAGCAGAAATCGCCAAG GTCCTGGATCTGGCGGCCATGGAGAAGAGCCGTCACTGGCAGATCGTCGGCTGCAGCGCCTTCACCGGCGACGGGCTGCTTCAGGGCTTCGACTGGCTCGTTCAAGACGTCGCCTCGCGCATCTACGTCCTCGACTGA